One Calditrichia bacterium DNA window includes the following coding sequences:
- a CDS encoding TPM domain-containing protein, with product MKCPRCGLIVTDEVPACEGCHFTIADLDKLLPKPPQQNGSVNDFAGLFSQDEQQLLTEQLIEFSQKYAGELVIITIQNADPVKASEYVFWLFNRWQIGDDRHKGIAILLAEENRRVESEVGYGWEPIISDPESGEILDTVVVPQLKNGDYFSAMQTAIREIDKLMQSNLDSISPETDSPKA from the coding sequence ATGAAATGCCCCCGCTGTGGATTAATTGTAACCGATGAAGTGCCAGCTTGCGAAGGATGTCATTTTACGATTGCCGATCTCGACAAATTGCTGCCAAAACCACCGCAACAAAACGGCAGCGTAAACGATTTTGCCGGACTTTTTTCGCAGGATGAACAGCAATTATTGACCGAACAATTGATAGAATTTTCCCAAAAATATGCCGGAGAATTGGTCATTATCACAATACAAAACGCCGATCCGGTGAAGGCGTCCGAATATGTTTTTTGGCTGTTCAACCGCTGGCAAATTGGCGACGACCGGCACAAAGGCATCGCAATTTTGCTCGCGGAGGAAAATCGCAGGGTGGAAAGCGAAGTCGGCTACGGCTGGGAACCGATTATTTCCGATCCGGAATCCGGTGAAATTCTGGATACGGTAGTGGTTCCGCAGCTCAAAAACGGCGATTATTTTTCGGCGATGCAAACCGCCATTCGCGAAATCGACAAATTGATGCAATCGAATTTGGATAGCATTTCACCCGAAACGGATTCCCCGAAAGCCTGA